CCCTCGACGAAGCCGAGCGCGACCTTGTTCTCCGGGCGGCAGTAGGCCGCGTGCCCCTCCCAGTGCCGGTCAATCATCGCGGCGAACTTCTCATAGGGCCGCAGGCGTCCGCTTCTTGCGCGCGTGACTCTGAAGCGGCGGAGCCTGTCAACAAGAATGAGACATCGGGTTTGCGAGTTTAGTGTAGGAGCGCCTCCTCGGTCGCTCGCGTCTTGGGTGGGTTGATCCAGACGGCGGTGGGCGCGCCGGGGGTTGAGGCACGCCGCCGGGAAACCGCTCGGGATGTGCCGCGTACGCCGTGGCGAGCACGGCCGCTCGCTCGGCCACCCGGTGCTCGGCCAGTCACTGCGGCCACACGACTCGCCCGTCAACCGCAATGGAGGCGACCATGTGCGGCTCGAGTGTCATCCTTCGACCACGCTGGGGGGACAGTAGCTCCTCGGGCTGGAGGTCGCGAACCCGGAAGAAGACCAACTGGCCGCCTTCCATTCCCTCGAAGCTCATTCCGCCGATACCCACATGGGCGGCGCCACCGCCATCCTCGGCGAAGACGATCTGATCGGTTGGCAGGGGCACCTCGGCTCCGTCTCCGAAGACGACAGATGTTCCAGGGGGACCGTTCCGCAAGATCGGCAGCTTCGGCACGACCTCCGGTTCGCGGCGAATGCGGGTACCTGGAACGAACTCGATGAGCAGCGGATAATTGTTCACTCTCGTCATCCTACGCCGTCGGCGTCGCGGCGGCGCGCCCTCGGTGGAACTTCTCCAGCTCCTGGTTGGCGCGCACGATCACCGCCAGCTTCTCCTCGACGGCGCCGAGTTGCGGGCCGGGGATGGCGAAGTAGGCCTCAGTGTCGTCGGCGCCGGTGTAGACTCGGTTGCCGATGCAGCCGAAGCTTGCGGCGGTGCGCGCCGAGTTGATCGCCTCCGGCAGCACCGCGCAGGTGGGCCGCCCCATGGTTGCCCCGGTGCCGGCCACGCCCGCCGCCTGCGCCGCCTCCGCCAGCAGCATCAACTGCCGCGCGTTCCCGCGCACCAGCACCACGTCGGGCGGCACCGGCGCGGCGGCGAGCGGCGCGTAGATCGCCACCTGCAGCGCCGTCTTACGCGTCGGGATCTGCGGCACATCCTCCATCTTGAGGTACGAAAGGCCCACCATCGTTTGCACCAGGCCCATCATCTCCTGCTCTTCCGCCGGCGAGAGCGTCACGTTGTGCGTGTGCGCCCCCACCACGCAGCGCTTGTGATCGTCGGCGACGGTGAAGAACACCTCCCCAGCGGCGGCGCGGCGCCAGTAGCCGCAGCCGGCCGGCTCCACGGCGGAGACGTGCGGCACGCCCGGCGGCGCCGCGTCGACGAACGTGATGGCCACCGGGTCCGAGGTGAGGCGCAGCAGCTCTGTGAGCGACGTCTGCAACATGGCTTTTCCTCCTGTGTCGAGAGACTTTACATCGCGGCGACGCCGACCGCCACGGTTTCGCCGCCCAGCTCTGCGCGGCGCGCGCTCCCAGAGATACTCGGTCTCGCCAAGGTGTTTGCCGACCCAGCGTGACAGCACAAAGAAAAGGTCACTCTCGTGCCGTACGCCGCGATCCGCGGCGAATCTTTCGGCACGCGCTTGCCGCCGACCAGCGCGGTGGTCCCTCTGTCACCTGTGCGCGTGTAGACGCGTGTGATGCTGATCGTCATGAC
This window of the Gemmatimonadales bacterium genome carries:
- a CDS encoding ATP:cob(I)alamin adenosyltransferase, with translation MTISITRVYTRTGDRGTTALVGGKRVPKDSPRIAAYGTRVTFSLCCHAGSANTLARPSISGSARRAELGGETVAVGVAAM
- a CDS encoding DUF169 domain-containing protein, with the translated sequence MLQTSLTELLRLTSDPVAITFVDAAPPGVPHVSAVEPAGCGYWRRAAAGEVFFTVADDHKRCVVGAHTHNVTLSPAEEQEMMGLVQTMVGLSYLKMEDVPQIPTRKTALQVAIYAPLAAAPVPPDVVLVRGNARQLMLLAEAAQAAGVAGTGATMGRPTCAVLPEAINSARTAASFGCIGNRVYTGADDTEAYFAIPGPQLGAVEEKLAVIVRANQELEKFHRGRAAATPTA